One region of Flavobacterium sp. KACC 22763 genomic DNA includes:
- a CDS encoding TonB-dependent receptor, whose protein sequence is MKTIFKTLKNNILCRVFTAFLILFLCSETAFSQSTVGTISGKAVVKDGNYLQGATVKISELNKTTVTDSDGTYQLKNIPFGTYLVEIKSNGYESSPASVIIDQNNTEVTLDFELAYTSQKLEEVIVSSGGNRFARKESEEVSKMKLKNMENPQVYTIVSKELMKEQVITDYNSAFKNVPGAGIAEVRNQGRTTNISRGFATPQLVRNGVGSFTYNSIDPSNLERIEVIKGPSATLFGSTISSFGGLFNRVTKKPFNFFKGEVSFSAGDWDLNRLTADINTPLNEDKTALFRINTALHSERSFQDAGFNKSFFIAPSFSYEVNERLTLLIDAEFSASKATSPTRLTPYTKADATAHSIEELGIPYNLSFANNTVNYTGQQYNIFAQLKYKISDQWTSQTIVSRTRSSSEGYVVALTMLSNETLRQQVTNQDYPYYGTDIQQNFNGDFKIGKLRNRVVAGFDFYSLRATRNDAIVNMPALNFRKPGDAYNNFTLNKIEPLFANATYTNMVSNNERTYSAYVSDVLNVTDRLLVMGGVRADRYINKGVYYPSRDSIAGNYNQTAFSPRFGAVYQVVKDKVSVFGNYMNGFNNVGGSDFYGNTFKPNQANQLEGGVKLDFNKISATFSYYDIKVTNVTRDDPDHVNFQIQDGTQLSKGFEAELIANPIKGLNIVAGYTYNDSEYTKANPSINGLRPTTAGSPTTANLWASYRLTEGAASGLGFGFGGIYGSEYYQTNTSTFKFTIPSYTVLDASVFYDRPKFRLGLKVDNLTNEKYWSYRLAAQNPTRVTGNITFKF, encoded by the coding sequence ATGAAAACAATTTTCAAAACACTTAAAAACAATATTTTATGTCGAGTGTTTACTGCCTTTTTGATTCTTTTTTTATGTTCAGAAACGGCTTTTTCTCAATCAACTGTTGGTACAATTTCAGGTAAGGCTGTTGTTAAAGACGGAAATTATTTACAAGGTGCAACCGTTAAAATTTCAGAATTAAATAAAACTACCGTAACCGATTCTGATGGTACGTATCAATTAAAAAATATTCCTTTTGGAACTTATTTGGTTGAAATAAAATCAAACGGTTATGAGTCTTCTCCAGCTTCAGTTATCATTGATCAGAACAACACAGAAGTTACGCTTGATTTTGAACTGGCTTATACTTCGCAAAAATTAGAAGAAGTAATTGTAAGTTCTGGAGGAAACCGATTTGCGAGAAAAGAAAGTGAAGAGGTTTCTAAAATGAAACTGAAAAACATGGAAAATCCGCAGGTTTATACTATTGTGAGCAAGGAATTAATGAAAGAGCAAGTTATAACAGATTATAACAGCGCTTTTAAAAATGTTCCAGGTGCAGGTATTGCCGAAGTTAGAAATCAAGGAAGAACAACCAATATTTCTAGAGGTTTTGCTACGCCACAATTGGTAAGAAATGGTGTTGGAAGTTTTACCTATAACTCAATCGATCCTTCAAATTTAGAGCGTATTGAGGTAATCAAAGGGCCATCGGCAACTTTGTTTGGAAGCACGATTTCTTCTTTTGGAGGATTGTTTAACAGAGTAACCAAAAAGCCATTTAATTTCTTTAAAGGAGAAGTTTCTTTTTCGGCAGGTGATTGGGATTTGAATCGTTTAACGGCAGACATTAACACCCCTTTGAATGAAGACAAAACAGCTCTTTTCAGAATCAATACGGCTTTGCATAGCGAAAGAAGTTTTCAGGATGCTGGATTCAACAAAAGCTTTTTTATTGCGCCAAGTTTCTCTTATGAAGTAAATGAGAGATTGACTTTATTGATTGATGCTGAGTTTAGCGCTTCAAAAGCAACTTCGCCAACACGATTGACGCCTTACACAAAAGCAGACGCTACCGCACATAGCATTGAAGAATTAGGAATTCCATATAATCTTTCATTTGCTAATAATACAGTAAACTACACAGGTCAGCAATATAATATTTTTGCACAGTTGAAATATAAAATTTCAGACCAATGGACTTCACAAACTATCGTTTCGCGTACACGATCTTCATCTGAAGGATATGTTGTGGCTTTGACAATGTTAAGTAATGAAACATTGAGACAGCAAGTTACCAATCAGGATTATCCTTATTATGGAACTGATATTCAGCAGAATTTTAACGGAGATTTTAAAATCGGAAAATTGCGTAATAGAGTAGTAGCAGGATTTGATTTTTACAGCCTTCGTGCCACACGTAATGATGCAATAGTAAACATGCCGGCACTTAATTTTAGAAAGCCTGGAGATGCTTACAACAATTTTACTCTAAATAAAATTGAGCCTTTATTTGCAAATGCTACATACACTAATATGGTGTCAAACAACGAAAGAACATATAGTGCTTACGTTTCTGATGTGTTAAATGTTACCGATAGATTATTGGTAATGGGAGGTGTTAGAGCCGATCGTTATATTAATAAAGGAGTATATTACCCAAGCCGTGATTCTATTGCAGGAAACTATAATCAGACGGCATTTTCTCCTAGATTTGGAGCGGTTTACCAAGTGGTTAAAGATAAAGTTTCAGTTTTCGGAAATTACATGAACGGATTCAACAATGTGGGCGGATCTGATTTTTACGGAAATACTTTCAAGCCTAATCAGGCGAATCAGTTAGAAGGGGGAGTTAAACTTGACTTTAATAAAATCAGTGCGACTTTCAGTTATTATGATATAAAAGTAACCAATGTAACGCGTGATGATCCAGACCACGTAAACTTCCAGATTCAAGACGGAACGCAATTGAGCAAAGGTTTTGAAGCAGAATTAATTGCCAATCCGATTAAAGGTTTAAACATCGTGGCTGGCTATACGTATAATGATAGTGAATACACAAAAGCAAATCCGAGTATTAATGGTTTAAGACCTACAACTGCAGGTTCGCCAACAACTGCCAATCTTTGGGCAAGTTACAGATTAACCGAAGGAGCGGCTTCTGGTCTTGGATTTGGTTTTGGAGGAATTTATGGAAGTGAGTATTATCAAACGAATACTTCAACGTTTAAATTTACGATTCCTTCTTACACGGTTTTAGACGCTTCTGTTTTTTATGACAGACCAAAATTTAGGTTAGGTTTAAAAGTAGATAATCTTACCAACGAAAAATATTGGTCATATCGTTTAGCGGCTCAAAACCCAACGAGAGTTACAGGAAATATTACCTTTAAATTCTAA